In a genomic window of Ipomoea triloba cultivar NCNSP0323 chromosome 3, ASM357664v1:
- the LOC116012892 gene encoding uncharacterized protein LOC116012892: MPPRRNVLAGRDDATTAMDRMALAMEQMAEFMMAQQAQNQNQGHPQVDFAKAIASRHPPNYAGEDDPVVLEEWIRTFDKLLDAVNCPANQRVSSAVYYLTKAADNWWAAAGPELLQNPDFGWEEFKEELRGQFYTERIKGIKCEEFLRLKQKGETVQVYYDQYVELMRFAQDIVPDEASKARRFVRGLEWDVRRAIAPFMCSTLKQAYNRASDQYQVYLDQQEVYGRYNRKADDKQRRFKVDDWKPNQGKFQPKQGEKRGGTDQGKQSSCSRCGKSHPGENCQGVRITCYKCGLLGHKFYECQTRVENLRNSSQNTRQGGGFNGNNGRKPAESGNRGVNSPQVNRGRPTNAATGPNDKGKSPMGESSTGNQGRIYVVNSAQAQAGDVVTGTFLINSVLGSVLFDTGATNSFISSTFADRLKLWPTSKLDLNVRTASGMVVAYKDGYDNISIEIAGFNCPGNLIRFELEGIDVVLRMDWLDMYKAQIVCNERKDAEMEEPEINQIPVVREFPDVFPEDLTEMPPEREVEFTIDLKKDGSLRLCIDYRELNHGSLRLCIDYRELNRVTVKNRYPLPRIDDLFDQLKGARVFSKIDLRSGYHQVRVVEQDIPKTAFRTRYGHYEFAVMPFGVTNAPGTFMDLMNRIFLPYLDKFIVVFIDDILVYSKTPEEHEEHLRTVLQMLREKKLFAKLSKCEFWREEVAFLGHIITKE; encoded by the exons ATGCCGCCAAGACGAAATGTACTTGCGGGACGTGACGACGCCACCACGGCAATGGATCGTATGGCtttggcaatggaacagatggctgagtttatgatggctcagcagGCCCAGAATCAAAATCAGGGACACCCTCAGGTCGACTTTGCTAAAGCCATAGCAAGTAGACACCCACCGAACTATGCGGGAGAAGATGACCCAGTGGTTTTGGAAGAATGGATACGGACATTCGATAAACTGCTTGACGCAGTAAATTGCCCGGCGAATCAACGAGTCTCTTCTGCGGTTTATTACTTGACGAAGGCCGCAGATAACTGGTGGGCAGCAGCTGGACCCGAACTCCTGCAaaacccagactttggctgggaggaattcaaggaggaATTGAGGGGACAATTTTACACGGAACGaatcaagggaatcaagtgcgAAGAATTCTTGCGACTGAAGCAGAAAGGAGAAACTGTTCAGGTCTACTATGACCAGTATGTGGAGCTAATGAGGTTTGCTCAAGATATTGTGCCGGACGAGGCAAGCAAGGCAAGAAGATTTGTACGAGGACTGGAATGGGACGTGAGAAGGGCAatcgcaccattcatgtgctccACTCTCAAGCAGGCATATAATCGGGCATCGGATCAGTACCAAGTGTACTTGGATCAACAGGAAGTTTACGGCAGGTACAACAGAAAAGCTGATGATAAACAGAGGAGATTCAAGGTGGATGATTGGAAGCCTAACCAAGGGAAATTTCAACCAAAGCAAGGAGAGAAGAGGGGAGGAACAGACCAAGGGAAACAATCTTCTTGCAGCAGATGTGGAAAGAGCCATCCTGGAGAAAATTGTCAAGGGGTGAGGATAACGTGCTACAAGTGTGGCCTCTTAGGACACAAATTCTATGAGTGCCAAACCAGGGTGGAAAACCTCCGGAACTCCTCGCAGAATACCAGGCAAGGAGGAGGATTCAATGGGAACAACGGCCGGAAACCTGCGGAGTCAGGAAACAGGGGAGTTAATTCTCCACAAGTGAACCGGGGGAGGCCAACGAATGCGGCTACAGGTCCGAATGATAAAGGGAAGTCGCcaatgggagaaagcagcacagGGAACCAAGGACGAATCTACGTCGTCAAcagcgctcaggctcaggctgGCGACGTCGTAACCGGTACATTTCTTATAAACTCGGTGCTTGGTTCAGTATTATTTGATACGGGAGCTACCAATtcctttatatcatctacatttgcggatagattgaAGTTATGGCCTACTAGTAAGTTAGACTTAAATGTGAGAACTGCCTCGGGGATGGTGGTAGCCTATAAGGATGGATATGACAACATTTCGATAGAAATTGCGGGATTCAATTGTCCCGGAAATCTTATTCGTTTTGAGCTAGAGGGCATCGATGTGGTACTCagaatggattggttggatatgTATAAGGCTCAAATTGTttgtaatgagcgaaag GATGCTGAGATGGAAGAACCTGAGATCAATCAAATCCCAGtagtgcgtgaatttcccgacgTGTTTCCAGAGgatctcacggaaatgccgccggagagggaagtggaattcactatTGATCTC aagaaggatgggagccTGAGACTGTGTATCGATTATAGAGAACTCAATCATGGGAGCCTGAGACTGTGTATCGATTATAGAGAACTCAATCgggtcacagtgaagaacaggtacccattgcccaggatcgacgatctgttcgATCAGTTGAAGGGAGCTAGAGtattttcaaagattgatttacggtcagggtatcaccaagtgcgagtcgtgGAGCAGGATATTCCCAAAACAGCATTCCGGACTAgatatgggcactacgaatttGCCGTCATGCCGTTCGGAGTAACAAATGCACCAGggactttcatggacttgatgaacaggattttccttccatatctaGATAAGTTCATCGTTGTCTTTATAGACGATATCTTGGTGTACTCAAAGACACCAGAGGAGCACGAAGAACATCTTAGGACAGTATTGCAAAtgctgagggaaaagaaactttttgcgaAACTGTCTAAGTGCGAATTTTGGAGGGAGGAAGTAGCATTTcttggtcacataatcaccaaggaa
- the LOC116014525 gene encoding uncharacterized protein LOC116014525 isoform X1, which yields MARVYKSRYYPQNSLFDATVGCNPSFIWRGLMEVKDTICLGCRRCIGDGRGTIIGTDPWLVNVENPFVTTDLHESISNATVSSLLSENGSGWDAECVRDIFNERDANVILNIPVPPKVKIFCWQLVSSVLPTRDALLSKHVPCNLYCHMCEQVLETATHLFVDCPVAAAVWTRMGLPPVSNQGGNYHPLVE from the exons ATGGCACGAGTTTATAAGAGCAGATACTACCCCCAAAACTCATTATTTGATGCTACCGTAGGATGCAATCCTTCGTTTATCTGGAGGGGTTTAATGGAAGTCAAGGACACAATCTGCCTGGGCTGTCGTAGATGCATTGGTGATGGAAGAGGAACTATTATTGGAACCGATCCCTGGCTGGTTAACGTGGAAAATCCCTTTGTTACTACGGATCTGCATGAATCAATAAGTAATGCTACTGTCAGTTCTTTGCTTAGCGAAAATGGATCGGGCTGGGACGCGGAATGTGTAAGGGATATTTTTAATGAGAGGGACGCTAACGTTATCCTTAATATCCCG GTCCCCCCTAAAGTTAAAATTTTCTGCTGGCAACTTGTTTCGTCTGTTTTACCCACACGTGATGCGCTGTTGTCTAAACATGTTCCATGCAATTTGTACTGCCATATGTGTGAACAAGTGCTGGAGACCGCAACTCATTTGTTTGTGGACTGTCCGGTTGCTGCTGCTGTTTGGACACGTATGGGGCTGCCACCAGTGAGTAATCAAG GTGGAAATTACCATCCCTTGGTCGAGTGA
- the LOC116014525 gene encoding uncharacterized protein LOC116014525 isoform X2 yields MALSFLKNWRGANMLNVGRTDDANALCRWKLPSLGRVKLNTDAALDVENNVMGLGWVLRDDGGRFLAAKGLRVEGTYEVKVAEAICVREALSWLKGTGMGDVDVEMDSQLVYYALRSSSFNSAFGFIVDDVKEVASTIDGVHFYFVKRSANRAAHTVAREAVSVSGCGEWFDSPPLYLVGCLAADLMN; encoded by the coding sequence ATGGCTCTATCCTTCCTTAAGAACTGGAGAGGTGCAAACATGCTGAATGTGGGGAGAACTGATGATGCAAATGCATTGTGTAGGTGGAAATTACCATCCCTTGGTCGAGTGAAGCTAAATACTGACGCCGCTCTTGATGTGGAAAATAACGTGATGGGACTAGGATGGGTGTTACGGGATGATGGTGGAAGATTTTTGGCTGCGAAAGGGTTAAGGGTGGAGGGTACGTACGAGGTTAAAGTTGCAGAGGCGATATGTGTCAGGGAAGCCCTCAGTTGGTTGAAGGGGACAGGCATGGGAGACGTGGATGTTGAAATGGACTCACAGTTGGTTTATTATGCTTTACGTTCTAGTTCTTTTAATTCTGCTTTTGGTTTTATTGTTGACGATGTTAAAGAAGTTGCATCCACGATTGATGGTGTACACTTCTATTttgttaagcgatctgcgaatcgtgctgCCCACACTGTTGCTAGGGAAGCCGTTTCtgtgtcaggttgcggggaatgGTTTGATAGCCCTCCCCTTTATCTTGTTGGTTGCCTTGCTgctgatttaatgaattaa